In a single window of the Methanofollis ethanolicus genome:
- a CDS encoding acylphosphatase: protein MQESRNPLAGRTGRLRVHAVARGRVQGVGYRSYVSGCAARSGVAGYVRNLPDGTVEMVAEGDADDLAAFLEEVQARGEPVIAVEDLTVEVSDPTGEFTGFEARFGDRKEELFKRSMLALDLMKALLKTEQEMLAEQRRTNALLEECVRGGRK from the coding sequence ATGCAGGAGAGCAGGAACCCCCTTGCCGGGAGAACAGGCAGACTGCGTGTGCATGCCGTCGCACGCGGCCGGGTGCAGGGTGTCGGCTACAGGAGTTATGTCAGCGGGTGTGCGGCCAGGAGCGGCGTCGCGGGATATGTGAGAAACCTCCCCGACGGCACGGTCGAGATGGTGGCCGAGGGGGATGCCGACGACCTTGCAGCCTTTCTCGAAGAGGTCCAGGCGCGGGGCGAACCGGTGATCGCGGTCGAGGACCTGACGGTCGAAGTCTCTGACCCCACCGGGGAGTTCACCGGCTTCGAGGCACGTTTCGGGGACAGGAAGGAGGAACTCTTCAAGAGGAGCATGCTCGCCCTCGACCTGATGAAGGCGCTCCTGAAGACAGAGCAGGAGATGCTTGCCGAGCAGAGGAGGACGAACGCACTCCTGGAAGAATGTGTCAGAGGGGGCAGGAAGTAA